The following are from one region of the Rhizobacter sp. AJA081-3 genome:
- a CDS encoding chemotaxis protein CheW, giving the protein MSATTPNEMQAVAQVCGPRECLSFRIGAEDYGIDILQVQEVRSYEAPTRIAQTQPHVLGVLNLRGEIVPVIDMRLQLGMAQANFDDSTVVIVLKVAGRAFGLVVDAVSDVIGLAPEQLRPVPGIGRGIAADLLLAIVTLKDRMLLLIDIDKLMRSPAFGLAARAD; this is encoded by the coding sequence ATGTCCGCCACCACCCCGAATGAAATGCAGGCCGTCGCCCAGGTCTGCGGACCCCGCGAGTGCCTGAGCTTCCGCATCGGTGCCGAGGACTACGGCATCGACATCCTGCAGGTGCAGGAGGTGCGCTCCTACGAAGCCCCGACGCGCATCGCACAGACCCAGCCGCACGTGCTGGGCGTGCTCAACCTGCGCGGCGAGATCGTGCCGGTCATCGACATGCGGCTGCAGCTCGGCATGGCGCAGGCCAACTTCGACGACAGCACGGTGGTGATCGTGCTGAAGGTCGCCGGCCGCGCTTTCGGCCTGGTCGTCGATGCCGTGAGCGACGTGATCGGCCTCGCGCCGGAGCAACTGCGACCGGTGCCCGGCATCGGCCGCGGCATCGCCGCCGACCTGCTGCTGGCCATCGTCACCTTGAAGGACCGGATGCTGTTGCTCATCGACATCGACAAGCTGATGCGCAGCCCGGCCTTCGGGCTGGCGGCGCGCGCCGACTGA
- a CDS encoding DNA-binding response regulator encodes MTRDVVLVVDDVPQSVGALCSELEAEGYTVLVAPDGASALERLDLVTPDAILMDARMPGLDGFETCRRIKAQPAWAHIPVIFMTGLSETSHIVAGFDAGGVDYVVKPVRAQEVLARLATHVRNARAARLAREAVDVGGMGVLVVDTRGRLAWRSPQAQRWLAEFFQDSNDAACTEWLQLEGDADAAAELERVAPDGRALLARRLGAVGLGETMWLLRLRGAGETAPSRLATASLTPRETEVLSWIAKGKTNRDVAEILGMSPRTVNKHLEHVFEKLGVETRAAAAALASRELG; translated from the coding sequence GTGACGCGCGACGTGGTGCTCGTCGTCGACGACGTGCCGCAGTCAGTGGGCGCGCTGTGCAGCGAGCTCGAGGCCGAGGGCTACACCGTGCTGGTGGCGCCCGACGGGGCCTCGGCGCTCGAGCGGCTCGACCTCGTCACGCCCGACGCCATCCTCATGGACGCGCGCATGCCGGGGCTCGACGGCTTCGAGACCTGCCGCCGCATCAAGGCGCAGCCGGCCTGGGCGCATATCCCGGTGATCTTCATGACCGGCCTGTCGGAGACCTCGCACATCGTCGCCGGCTTCGATGCCGGCGGCGTCGACTACGTCGTCAAGCCGGTGCGTGCGCAGGAGGTGCTGGCGCGCCTGGCCACGCACGTGCGCAATGCGCGTGCGGCGCGGCTGGCGCGCGAGGCGGTCGACGTCGGCGGCATGGGCGTGCTGGTGGTCGACACGCGCGGCCGCCTGGCCTGGCGTTCGCCGCAGGCGCAGCGCTGGCTGGCCGAGTTCTTCCAGGATTCCAACGACGCGGCCTGCACCGAGTGGCTGCAGCTTGAAGGTGATGCCGACGCGGCGGCCGAGCTGGAGCGTGTGGCGCCCGACGGCCGCGCGCTGCTGGCCCGGCGCCTCGGCGCCGTGGGCCTGGGCGAGACGATGTGGCTGCTGCGCCTTCGCGGCGCCGGCGAGACGGCGCCCTCGAGGCTGGCCACCGCCTCGCTCACGCCGCGCGAGACCGAGGTGCTGTCGTGGATCGCCAAGGGCAAGACCAACCGCGACGTCGCCGAGATCCTCGGCATGAGCCCGCGCACGGTGAACAAGCACCTCGAGCATGTGTTCGAGAAGCTCGGCGTCGAGACGCGTGCGGCGGCCGCGGCGCTGGCCAGCCGTGAGCTCGGCTAG
- a CDS encoding response regulator — protein MTRPRVLLVDDDTSIRRFVALALEELDVELVEVPGVAAAREALRRGPFALIITDLMMPGETGLDLLQHLADHPAQRGAARIAVFSAGLTAAMQQRLNTFDVWRQLSKPISLTALEDCVRDAVGAASPAAATSAARAVAGDDSLSADEQEAIGRHFGGEQALFIAFRASCRAQFAADLRAGDAALEGSDAPALRRLAHSLKSVLSTLGHAEPSAAARALEDAAAEADWSAAKPLWQQLRAHLALER, from the coding sequence ATGACCCGGCCGCGGGTGCTGCTGGTCGACGACGACACGTCGATCCGCCGCTTCGTTGCGCTGGCCCTGGAAGAACTGGATGTCGAGTTGGTCGAGGTGCCCGGCGTGGCGGCCGCCCGCGAGGCCCTGCGCCGGGGCCCGTTCGCGCTGATCATCACCGACCTGATGATGCCCGGCGAAACCGGGCTCGACCTGTTGCAGCACCTGGCCGATCACCCGGCGCAGCGCGGCGCGGCGCGCATTGCGGTGTTCAGCGCCGGGCTCACTGCTGCCATGCAGCAGCGGCTGAACACGTTCGACGTGTGGCGGCAGCTGTCCAAGCCGATCTCGCTGACCGCGCTGGAGGACTGCGTGCGCGATGCCGTGGGTGCGGCCTCGCCCGCCGCTGCGACATCGGCCGCGCGCGCGGTGGCCGGCGACGACAGCCTGAGCGCCGACGAGCAGGAGGCCATCGGACGCCACTTCGGCGGGGAACAGGCCCTCTTCATCGCCTTTCGCGCCAGCTGCCGGGCGCAGTTCGCCGCCGACCTGCGCGCCGGCGACGCCGCCTTGGAGGGCAGCGACGCGCCCGCATTGCGCCGCCTGGCGCACAGCCTGAAGAGCGTGCTCTCCACACTCGGCCACGCCGAGCCAAGCGCCGCGGCGCGCGCACTCGAAGACGCTGCCGCCGAAGCCGACTGGTCTGCGGCAAAGCCGCTTTGGCAGCAACTGCGCGCCCATCTCGCGCTCGAGCGCTGA
- a CDS encoding methyl-accepting chemotaxis protein encodes MNHLKISTRLAVLAGLLCTLLASIGALGLWGTQQSNDSLKSVYEDRTVPLAQLGDIQHHQLLSQIAIELALIDPSPAHLAQVAGEVESNSAKISKEWTAYTATFLTPEEKELAQRFTEARARYGDQALRPTLAALRQGDLAEAKRLEAAAIRPLYAEVDKHIEALMTLQVQVAKQEYETAEARFATLRAISIAAIAGGLLFGITFAFFIVRGISRQLGAEPGEAAALVDSVARGDLSVHIALKPGDTNSLMASLAAMRDSLLQVVSDVRQNADGVASASTQIAQGNLDLSQRTEEQASALEETAASMEELSSTVRQNADNARQANELSATAAGVATRGGAVVGRVVDTMKGINDSSKKISDIISVIDGIAFQTNILALNAAVEAARAGDQGRGFAVVASEVRTLAQRSAEAAKQIKTLIQDSVQRVEQGTQLVDEAGSTMTEIVQAIQRVSVIMGEISSASSEQSAGVAQIGEAVGQLDQTTQQNAALVEESAAAAESLRTQADRLVQAVAVFRLAAGEASAPTSASQAAPAAAAISPAPAPTAFVERRGPNRARNVVRPAFGAKAPAAAPAAPATAAARNGTTGDWETF; translated from the coding sequence ATGAACCACCTGAAGATCTCGACCCGATTGGCCGTCCTCGCTGGGTTGCTGTGCACCTTGCTGGCCTCCATCGGCGCGCTCGGCCTGTGGGGCACCCAGCAATCGAACGATTCTTTGAAGTCGGTCTACGAGGACCGCACCGTGCCACTCGCCCAGCTCGGCGACATCCAGCACCACCAGTTGCTCTCGCAGATCGCCATCGAGCTGGCCCTGATCGACCCGAGCCCGGCCCATCTGGCCCAGGTCGCCGGCGAGGTCGAGAGCAACAGCGCCAAGATCAGCAAGGAGTGGACCGCCTACACGGCGACCTTCCTGACGCCCGAAGAGAAGGAGCTCGCGCAGCGCTTCACCGAGGCCCGGGCCCGCTACGGGGATCAGGCTCTGCGCCCGACGCTGGCTGCGCTGCGCCAGGGTGATCTGGCCGAAGCCAAGCGCCTCGAAGCTGCCGCCATCCGCCCCCTGTATGCCGAGGTCGACAAGCACATCGAAGCGCTGATGACCCTGCAGGTGCAGGTGGCCAAGCAGGAATACGAGACCGCCGAGGCGCGCTTCGCGACGCTGCGCGCGATCAGCATCGCGGCCATCGCCGGCGGCCTGCTGTTCGGCATCACCTTCGCCTTCTTCATCGTGCGCGGCATCAGCCGCCAGCTCGGCGCCGAGCCCGGCGAGGCGGCCGCCCTGGTGGACAGCGTGGCCCGCGGTGACCTGAGCGTGCACATCGCCCTGAAGCCGGGCGACACGAACAGCCTGATGGCCTCGCTGGCCGCCATGCGCGACAGCCTGCTGCAGGTGGTGTCCGACGTGCGCCAGAACGCCGACGGCGTGGCCAGCGCCTCGACGCAGATCGCGCAGGGCAACCTCGACCTGAGCCAGCGCACCGAAGAACAGGCCAGCGCGCTGGAAGAAACCGCCGCGTCGATGGAGGAGCTCTCCTCGACGGTGCGCCAGAACGCCGACAACGCCCGCCAGGCCAACGAGCTCTCGGCCACCGCGGCCGGCGTCGCCACCCGAGGCGGCGCCGTGGTCGGCCGCGTGGTCGACACGATGAAGGGCATCAACGACAGCTCGAAGAAGATCTCCGACATCATCTCGGTGATCGACGGCATCGCCTTCCAGACCAACATCCTGGCGCTGAACGCCGCGGTGGAAGCGGCCCGTGCCGGCGACCAGGGCCGAGGCTTCGCTGTCGTGGCCAGCGAGGTGCGCACGCTCGCCCAGCGCAGCGCCGAGGCGGCCAAGCAGATCAAGACGCTGATCCAGGACAGCGTGCAACGCGTCGAGCAGGGCACCCAGCTGGTCGACGAGGCCGGCTCGACGATGACCGAGATCGTGCAGGCGATCCAGCGCGTCTCGGTGATCATGGGCGAGATCAGCAGCGCCAGCAGCGAGCAGAGCGCCGGCGTGGCGCAGATCGGCGAAGCCGTCGGCCAGCTCGACCAGACCACTCAGCAGAACGCTGCGCTCGTCGAGGAAAGCGCCGCCGCGGCCGAGAGCCTGCGGACCCAGGCCGACCGCCTGGTGCAGGCCGTCGCGGTATTCAGGCTAGCCGCCGGCGAGGCCTCCGCGCCCACGTCCGCGAGCCAGGCCGCCCCGGCGGCGGCAGCGATCTCGCCCGCGCCCGCACCGACCGCCTTCGTCGAGCGCCGCGGCCCGAACCGCGCCCGCAACGTCGTGCGCCCGGCCTTCGGCGCCAAGGCGCCGGCCGCGGCACCCGCTGCACCTGCCACGGCCGCCGCGCGCAACGGCACGACCGGCGACTGGGAAACCTTCTGA